In Leptospira selangorensis, the DNA window TGACGCTTCGCTTCGAGATTGCTTACGCAACTCTCGCTTGGCCTCCGGCACATTTCGCTTTGTCACTCGCCTTGCAGAGCAAGTCTCGCGCCAAGTCCTACGGACTCGCGAAACGTCGTCAAGCCTTGGTCGTTAGGCGAAACGACCGCAAAATTCTTTCTTAAAAGAAAAATTATTTAAGGACTTCATTTCGAAAATCTCAAAAAAAGCAATTTGACATCCGAATAATAATGCTGTATTTTGAATAAAAATGCAGGTCTAATGAGTATGTCTAAGACAATTACATTGCGTATTGAAGATCCGATTTACGATATATTTAAGAAAGCCGCCGAAGGTGAAAGACGCACTATTTCGAATTTTGTTGAAAATGCTGCCATCCAATATCTTACAAATGAATTTTATGCTTCAGATGAAGAGATGGATGAAATTCTTTCAGATAAACAGCTTACTTCGTCTTTGAAAAAAGGACTTAAAGAAGTAGCTCAGGGAAAATATAAAGTTGTCCGCTGAATATAAAATAGCGGAGACCGAACAATTTCAAAGTAAACTTAAAGACCGTCAATTTTCCCATCTTCAGAAGAAATTAACAGATTACGTCTATCCAATACTTAAGAAGAATCCATTTTTTGGACCGAATATCAAAAAACTGAAAGGTGAGTTTGATGGTCTATATAGATATCGTATTGGTAAGTATCGTTTATTCTATTTAATTAAAGATAACGAACTATTAATAATCTTTGTTGATGTAGATCAAAGAAAAGATAGCTATAAGTAGGTGCGGTCGCATCGCCTAACTATCGGCTCTGACGCTGCGCTTCGAGATCGCTACGCGACTCTTGCTTGGCCTTCGGCACATTTCGCTTTGTCACTCGCCTTGCAGTAGCAAGTCTCATGCCAAGTCCTTACGGACTCGCGAAACGTCGTCAAGCCTTGGTCGTTAAGCGGACATGCCTGCAAAATTTTCTTTTTATTATTTTTAGTTTTGAAGCTTGGATCTTTTGTGAATCCTTTCTGAGATTAATTTAGATTTTAATATATGAGCATCCGTTTCCTCGCACTAGTAGAGTGTTGGCCAGCGATATTGTTTTAAGGTAACCGCTTTAATGCCGTAACCCTTTCAATATGAGTAAATTAAAGTGTGCGATTGAAACGGATGGAATAGTATAGACACCCACGATCGCCAGTATTGAATTTTATTGTAACTCACGAGAAGGTTGGATACAATTGTTGTCCATGCAGTCACGTCGCTTAACTATCGGCTTGGCGTTGCGCTTCGGGATGCTTTCGCACCCTCGCTCCAGGCTACGCCACATTTCACTTTGTCACTCGTCTTGCAAAGCAAGTCTCGCGCCAAGTGCTTGCGCACTCGCGAAACGTCGCCAACCCTTGGTCGTTAGGCGAAATATGGTTAAAAAATTATGTTTAAAAAGATTTTATTTTCAATTACCTTACTAATAGGGGTTCTGGCTGGTAATTTTTGCACACCCCTAAGGAATATTTTGTATGAAGTTCAGAATTTGTTTTTCAGTCTTCTGAATAATCTTGCAACCTGGACTAATTTCATTTTCCTAATTATTGGTGTAGTTCCATGGCTTTTTCAAATACAAAGAAATATCTCTTTTAAGCAGATCACGTATAGGCTATCTACTGTATTTAAATCGATAAACTCCAAGTTACTTATTTCACTTTTTTCCCTTGGGGCGTTGTATCTTCAGCTTGTGCTTTCTAAGTTCATTTTTGATACGACTTCTCTTGCTTTGTTTTTTCTTTCAATCACACCTTGGATCACTTCGTTAATAACCTCGGCGAAATTGCCCGGCGGTGTCGAAATTAGTTTTAGAGATATTGAGCACGCTGTAGCTTCTGTAGAGGTCGAATCAAAACCCAAGGGTGATGGTAATTTATTCGCCGAATGGAATAATATAGATCAGAATCTGGCTTTAGTAGCGCTTCGCATTGAAATTGAAAAGCGTGTTAGAACCTTAGCTCAAGAATATAAATTGGGTGATGGCCTGCCTTTATCGCGTTTATTGAGAATTCTAGCAGAGAAAGATATTATTCCGCTAGAATATAGAGATGGTTTACTAGAGGTAACCTTTTTCGGAAACAAGGCCGCTCATGGAGCGGAAGTCAATAGTGATGTGAATAATTGGGCATATAAGGTAGGTCCGAAATTATTACAAATCCTTGATTCACAAATTCGTAAAGATAAGAAAGAGAAATAATTAACCATACTTCGCCTAACTATCGGCTCTGACGCTGCGCTACGAGATTGCTTCGCAACTCTCGCTTGGCCTCCGGCACATTTCGCTTTGTCATTCGCCTTGCAAAGCAAGTCTCACGCCAAGTCCTTACGGACTCGCGAAACGTCGTCAAGCCTTGGTCGTTATACGCAAGTCGCTATAAATCATTATGAAAATTCATAAATTACTCGGATTAGTAAGAAGACTTTTACTTCGCCCTTTCTCTCATTTTGTTAATATTCCAAAAGTTTGGGCAACCTTCCTTGATGAAAGAGTGGAATATTATAAGAATTTGGAGGAGGAAGAAAGAGATAAAGTTAATACTCTTATTCAACATTTTAAGATTTCCAAAAAATTCATAGGAGCTAACAATTTCGAGGTAGCCGATTCACATAAATACCTCGTAGCATGCTTGGCAGTAAGATTAATAAAAAATATTGGATTACATCATTTTGACTCAATACATACGATCATTATATTCCCATCTGCGTTTAAAACAGAAGAAATTTCATACTTTGTGGATGGAGTAACTGGCGATCAGGGAATGGTAGGGCTTTCCTGGAGAGCTGTTGAAAGAGGATTTAAAATTCATAATGATGGAGATTGCGTCGTTACCCATGAATTTACTCATGTTATTGATTTGACATCTGGAGATTTTGACGGAGTTCCTCGCCTAAGCGATGAGAGTTTTTATCGAGTATGGACAAAATCTTTAATTGAAGGCTATCCAAAAATACGAAAAGAATTATTTGATTCATCTGAATTCGTCAGTGATGAAGTAGAACTCTTCGCATATTTGTCAGAAATATATTTTGAAAAGCCAGAGCATTTGCTAACTGAAAAACCCTATGTTTTTATTCTATTGAATGACTTTTATAGGGAATACTCAGAGAAGATAGCGACCAGCGTATAACTGTCGGCTTATCGCTGCGCCTCGAGATTGCTTACGCAACTCTCGCTTGGGCTACGCCACATTGGCTTCAGTCACGACTTTTGCAAAGCAAAAGGTCGCGCCTGTTCCTAACGCCTCTTCGAGGCTCAGGACTCGCCAACGTCGATAACCCTTGGTCGTTATGCGAAAGTCCAAATAACTTTATTTTAATTCGTAATTTTTTAAATGCTTAATAAAGAGCACATTCAGAAGATTAATAAGATTATTCTAATTCTCTCACCAATTCCTGTTATAATTGGTAATCTTTCTATATTGTTTTGCGGTGGTCCAGTTTCTGATTCGGGGATGTCAGTTTGGGATCTCAAAAGTTCTGGCTCTGATGATGGACTTTTTGGAATGGTAATAGTTATTTGTTGGATCCCAATTTTCATAGAAATCTATTCTGTAAGATTATTTTTTATCAAACTCATTCTTCGCTTGGTAACTATTATCACATTTTTGCTATGCTCATTGGGAACATTATACTTTGAGGTAGCTACCTTTAATCTCAGTAAGTATCCAGATAACCGCATAGTGTTTTGGTTTTCAGGATACTATGCAGCTTCAGCTTTGCTAACTATTTCTGTATTTTTTTCTGTTATAGAAACAATTTACGAAATAGTAAAGGGATACAAAAAGCTAAGAACCAAGAAAATATAATTGTATGCATTTGGACCTTCGCATAACTATCGGTGCTTCCGCTCCGCTCGGAGATTGCTTTCGCAACTCACTCGCTCGGGCTACGCCACATTTGCGTCTGTCACTTCGTTTGCAGAGCAAACTCGTGCCGTTGCAAACGTCGGAACACCTTGGTCGTTATACGCAATTCTGGGCGGACTCGACTTTATAAAATTCAGTTCCTCGTTGGAGAATAATTTGAAAATAGAATAACCGCAAGGAAGGGTCTTGAAAAGCAGTTTTATCAAAAGACTTTATTTGCTAACAAATATTTTGATTTAAAGAATGTCTCAAAGGCTAATATTTTCACAAACGTTATATGAAATTAATATAAAATTATTTAGATAAAATATAAATAAATGCTCCACCTATATGTTGTTTGGTTTCAAGACGATCTTCTCCCGGAAGATGATCAAGATTATGAATGGGTTGCTTGCATGTTAATTGATGCCGATAGTAAAGAAAAAGCATTACAGTGGGGAGATCATCTATCAAGAGGTTATGTTAAAAACAATAATCTCATAATTTTAAAATCATATTTAGATGAGTATATTAATAATGAAAAAAACAATCAATTGCCATTGATAAAATATGGAAAATCTTACACCGACGATTATATAGGTTGGTAACTGATTTTAACTTAAATAAATTGAAGTATAGGGTCTTGTCCTTTGGGACCTAGTTTTTATATCAACTTCCGCCAGATCTGCGTCTAACTATCGGTGCCTCCGCGCCGCTCGGGGCTCACTTCGTGACCCACTCGCTTGGCCTTCGGCACATTTCGCTTTGTCACTCGTCTTGCAAAGCAAGCCTCGCGCCAAGTCCTTGCGGACTCGCGAAACGTCGGAGCACCTTGGTCGTTAGACGCCATAAAGTAAAATAAGACCTATGAAAGAAAAATCAATTATCAAAAATCCATTAACGATCATTGCTCTATTTTCAGGATTTGCCGAAGCATGTGGCGCCGTTGTATTACCATTTATCGACATCGCAAATCAGAGCATTTATGTGTGGTTCCTAATCGCCTTTCCAAGTACTTTATTAATTGCGTTCTTTTTAACTCTTAATTTTAATTCTAAGGTCCTTTACGCCCCTTCCGATTTCGAAAATGAAGATAACTATTTAAAGACGCAAAAGTTTGATAATTTGGAGCAAAGCTCAAAGCAAGTCAGTATATCAGAAAAAGATAGAGTGAATGAATTGGAGAATCTTTATGGAAATCTATTTAATGAATTAAATTTATTAAAGGAATCGATTGTTCAAAACCCAAACCAGCAACTTATTCTTAAGAGTCTTTGTAAATTCATAGTAGCGAACTTTCAATCTTCGATAAAGTTCAAGCTTCTGATGAGAAATCTGGGATATGAATTTGAAATCTTTTCCGGAATTACAGGGGAAAATCAACAGATTACACAATATCGATTCGAAGACAATGAAGGAATTTGGCTCGGTAGCGAGATTCCCTTTGGCATTTCAATCGAAGTGCTTAAACAAGCATTTTCATTTTATCCGCATCTAAAATACATTCATTTGTCAAATGATATAAGTGGAATGAAGCATCAAGGCATTCATTCTCAAATTGTTATTGGCGGGTCATCGAAAACGGCGATTGAAAGATACAGATTATTGCCTCTTACAGATGAAAATAAGAAAAGTATTCTTGAATCGAAGTCGGATAGAGAACTTCATGATAGAATCCGAGCAAACTATCAATCAAATTAATTGTGTAAACTACTTTACGGCGTCTAACTGTCGGCTTATCGCTGCGCTTCGAGATTGCTTCGCAACTCTCGCTTGGCCTTCGGCACATTTTGCTTTGTCACTCATCTTGCTTGGCAAGCTTCGTGCCAAGTGCTTAGCACTCGCAAAACGTCGATAACCCTTGGTCGTTAGACGCAATTAAATAAAAATGGTTGTAATCTTATTTTCAGTTTTAGTTATTGCAGGACTTTTTCTGTCTAATTATACATTCCGCTTTCTAGATGAAATGGCTGTTTGTATACTCGGAAGAGATGTAAATTACTTCTTCGCGGCTTTCATCGATGGACCTTTGGTTGTATTTCTTCCGACTTATTTAATGAGCATTCTTATACTTTGCTTTGAATTCAGTAGATGGAAATTTAAAGGGAAAATGAAAATGACAACAGAAAATCTTTACATTTTGAAAGGAGTAAATGCTAACAAAGATTCATTCGTTGAGAGCTCCGAGTTAATTCAGATTTCATTATTCATTGTTGTTTGCTACACTTTTCTTTATATTTTTACGTTAGGTGCCGGAACAATTATAAGAAATGAGAGAATACAAGATTATTCATTTTATATAGTTTCTACAGAAGAAGCTCTTTCTGACATAACTTATGCAAAGTTTGAAAAGAAAAGCGGAAGAGGTTCTTTAAATAGGGTAATTCTTACATTTCGAGATTCGAAAGA includes these proteins:
- a CDS encoding M90 family metallopeptidase → MKIHKLLGLVRRLLLRPFSHFVNIPKVWATFLDERVEYYKNLEEEERDKVNTLIQHFKISKKFIGANNFEVADSHKYLVACLAVRLIKNIGLHHFDSIHTIIIFPSAFKTEEISYFVDGVTGDQGMVGLSWRAVERGFKIHNDGDCVVTHEFTHVIDLTSGDFDGVPRLSDESFYRVWTKSLIEGYPKIRKELFDSSEFVSDEVELFAYLSEIYFEKPEHLLTEKPYVFILLNDFYREYSEKIATSV
- a CDS encoding CopG family transcriptional regulator; amino-acid sequence: MSKTITLRIEDPIYDIFKKAAEGERRTISNFVENAAIQYLTNEFYASDEEMDEILSDKQLTSSLKKGLKEVAQGKYKVVR
- a CDS encoding type II toxin-antitoxin system RelE family toxin — protein: MSAEYKIAETEQFQSKLKDRQFSHLQKKLTDYVYPILKKNPFFGPNIKKLKGEFDGLYRYRIGKYRLFYLIKDNELLIIFVDVDQRKDSYK